The Desulfuromonas sp. genomic sequence CCCCTTGAGCCGCTGCAGGGCGGCCCGGGTGATGAGGGCCTCGGTGCGGCTTTCGCTGTCGGTGGTGATGTAGAGCAACGGGGTGCCCGCCGCAACCAGGCGGCTGAAGGCGGACAGGCTGAAGTCCTTGACCATGGTCGGCTCCTCGGTGAATGGCCTGGGGGGGGCGCCGGGGGAAGGCAAAAAACTCTAAAACATCCGCCGGAGAAAGTCCACAGCAAATCGCCGGAGAGGAGGCCGGGTACGGCCACGCATTTGCTTGCAATCGGCCGCGAAATACGCTAGGTTCCGAGGTCATTCCGGCCCCCGCCCCGGGGGACAGGCGACGGTGAAAATCCCTTCTCGAGAGGTCTGTCATGCGCTATACCCAATACCTGCTTCCCACCCTCAAGGAGACCCCGGCCGAGGCCGAGGTGACCAGCCACCAACTCATGCTGAGGGCCGGCATGATCCGCAAGGTCGCGGCCGGCATTTACAATTACATGCCCATGGGCCTGCGCTCGCTCCGCAAGGTGGAGAAGATCGTCCGAGAGGAGATGGACCGCGCCGGGGCTATCGAGCTGCTCATGCCGATGGTGACCCCCGCCGAGCTGTGGCAGGAGTCGGGGCGCTGGGAGCAGTACGGCAAGGAGCTGCTGCGCCTCAAGGATCGCAAGGAATCCGAGTTCTGCCTCGGACCCACCCACGAAGAGGTGATCACCGACATCGTGCGGGGCACGGTGCGCTCCTACCGCCAGCTGCCCCTCAACCTCTACCAGATCCAGACCAAGTTCCGCGACGAGATCCGGCCCCGCTTCGGCCTCATGCGCGGTCGCGAGTTCATCATGAAGGACGCCTACTCCTTCGACCTCGACGACGCGGGGGCGGACCTGTCCTACGAGAAGATGTACCAGGCCTATCGGCGCATTTTCGAGCGCTGCGGACTGAAGTTCCGCGCCGTGGAGGCCGACACCGGGTCGATCGGCGGGACCTCCTCCCACGAGTTCATGGTTCTGGCCGCTTCGGGGGAGGACGCGATCGTCTCCTGCGGTGCCTGCGAGTATGCGGCCAACGTGGAGAAGGCCGAGATCCAGGACGCCGGCCTGCCGACGCCGCCGGCCACCGAGGAGGTGAAGAAGGTCCTCACCCCGGCCCGCAAGACCATCGAGGATGTGGCCCTCTTCCTGGAGACGACCTCGGAGAAGCTGATCAAGACCCTCGTGGTGCAGACCGACACCGGCGAGACGGTGGCGGTGCTGCTGCGCGGAGACCGCGAGCTGAACGAAATCAAACTCTGCCGCCTGCTCGGCTGCAACTGGGTGGAGATGGCCCCCGAAGAGGCCGTCATCCGCGCCACCGGCGCCCCGAGCGGCTTTGCCGGCCCCGTCGGGCTGAAGCAGCTGCGCATTCTCGCCGATCACGAGGTCAAGGCGATGGCCGATTCGGTCACCGGGGCGAACGAGAAGGACGCCCACATCGTCGGGGTCAACCTGGAGCGGGACTTTTCCGTCGACACCTTCGCCGACCTGCGCCAGGCCGTCAGCGGGGACCGCTGCCAGCGCTGCGAGGGGACCCTGGAGGTCTGGCGGGGGATCGAGGTGGGGCACGTCTTCAAGCTGGGGACCAAGTACTCCGAGGCGCTGGGCGCCGCGGTCCTCGACGATCAGGGTAAGGAGCAGACCCTCTTCATGGGCTGCTACGGCATCGGCGTCGGGCGCACCATGGCCTCGGCCATCGAGCAGAACCACGACGAGAACGGCATCGTCTGGCCGATGCCCATCGCCCCCTTCCAGGTTCTGGTGACCATGCTCAACCCCAACGACGACGCCGTCCGCGTGGCCGCCGAAACCCTCTATGCCGAACTCGGGGAGCTTGGGGTCGAGGTGCTCCTCGACGACCGGGACGAGCGTCCCGGGGTCAAGTTCAAGGACGACGACCTGCTCGGTATCCCCCTGCGGGTCACCGTGGGGGCCCGGGGGCTCAAGGAGGGCTCCCTGGAACTCCAGGAGCGCCGCAGCGGCGAGCGCACCATGTTGCCCGTGGCCGAGGCGGCCCGGCAGGTGGAGCAGAGTGTCAGGGCCGCGCTGGCCTAGAGGGATATCGGCGGATGAATTCATGAAAAAGATCACCCTGGACAGCCACGGCCGCCTCGGGCTGCCGGGCCATGCGGCCCGCCGGATCGGCGAGCGCCCACTGGAGCTGACCTCTCACTCGGAACGGCACCTCCTTCTGGTCGCCCCCGGCGACGACGGGGAGGTGATCCTGGCGGGTACGCTCGGAGAGGTCTCCGTCCCCGACCTGCTCTCCTTCTGCAACATGTTCCGCAGGACGGGGCTGCTCCGGTTCGACCTGGCGGGCGGCGCCAAGGAACTCTTCTTTGAGGCGGGCGAGGTGGTCTACGCCTCCAGCACCTTTCCCGAGGAGGATCTCGGGGAGGTCCTGTACGATCTCGGCAAGGTGGACCGCGAGTCCCTACAGAGGGCCCGCCAGTTCGCCACCGGCAGCAACACGGTCGGTAAGATCCTGGTCGACAAGGGGGGGGTGACCCCCAAGGACCTCTGGACGGCCACCCGCAGCCAGGTCGAGCGGATCGTCTACAACCTGTTCGCCTTCCATGGGGGAGGCTTCTCCTTCGTCTCCAAGGACCTGGCGGGCGAGGAGATCGTGCGCCTGCCCATGAGCACCCAGAACCTCATCATGGAGGGGCTGCGCCGGCTCGACGAGCGAGCCCTCTTCATGCGTCGCATCGGATCCCTCGACGCGGTGCCGGTGGCCGACGGGGAGCCCGGCAAGGGTTTGAGCCCCGCCGAAAGCAGCCTGTTCAAGCTGGTCGCCGAGGGGCAGGGCACGGTCCGGGAGCTGCTGCGGCGCAGCGGCGCCGGGGAGTTCGAGGGGTTGCGTCTCCTTTTCCAGTTGCTCGAGAAGGAGGCTGTGCGCCTGGAGGATGCACCGCCGGTGCAGCTGGAGGGGGTGCCGGGGGAGATCCTGGCCGTCTACAACGGCGTGCTGAGCCTCCTCTATCGGCGTCTGGTCAGGAATGACCCTGGCTTCGACCGCGAGGTGGCCATGTTCCTGCGCGACCTTCCCCAGCCCCTCTCCTACGTGCTGCGCGACGTGACCCTGCGGGAGGACGGCAGCGTGGACGGGGGGAGGATCATGGCTAACCTTGCCGGCCTGGAGGAGGGGGACCAGGAAAAGCTGCTGGCCGAGTCTCTGGGCGAACTGGTCTTCATGGAATGCGCCGCCGCGCGCCGGGAGCTGGAGAGCGCCGAGGCGGCCGAACTGACCCACCGGGTGCAGGAGATTTCCCGGCGGGTCAAGAGTCTTGTCGGGAGTAAACGATGATAAGTGAAGCCAGAAAGAGACTGATATTCGCCCTCGATGTGGACAACTTCGAGGACGCCGAGCAGTGGGTCAAGCGCCTGAGCGAAAAGGTCGGGGTGTTCAAGGTCGGCAAGCAGCTCTTCACCCGCTGCGGCCCGGAGGTGGTGCACATGGTCCGCGGCGAGGGGGGGGAGGTCTTTCTCGACCTCAAGTATCACGACATCCCCAACACCGTGGCCAAAGCCGGGGCCGAAGCCTGCCGGCTGGGAGTGCGGATGTTCAACGTTCACGCCCTCGGTGGCCGCGAGATGATGGAGAAGACCGTCGCCGAGGTCGATGCCCTCTTTCCGCGAGGCAGCAAGGACCGCCCCCTGCTCCTGGCGGTGACGATCCTCACGTCGTCCACCGAGCAGACCCTGTGCGAGGCGGGGATCGAACGGCCGGTGGTCGAGATGGTCCCGCGCCTTGCGCGCCTGGCCAGGGAGGCGGGCATGGACGGGGTGGTGGCTTCTCCCCGGGAGGTGGAGCTGATCCGGCAGGCCTGCGGCGGCGACTTTGTCATCGTGACCCCCGGCGTACGGCCGGCCTTCGCCGCCCTGGACGATCAGAAACGGGTGACCACGCCGGCTGAAGCGATTGCGGCGGGGGCCGACTACCTGGTGGTCGGCCGTCCCATCTCGGCGGCGGCCGACCCGGTGGAGGCCGCCGACCGGATTCTCGAAGAGATGGCTTCAGCCCTGGAGAAGGCCTGAGTCATGGCCGAGCTTATTTACGGCATTCACCCCGTCCGGGAGGCCCTGCAGGGTTCACAGCGGCCCCCTCTGGAGCTCTTTCTGCTCCGGGAAGACCGCTCGGCCCGGGGCGATGAGCTGCAGCAGTTGGCCCGGGAGGCCGGGGTGCCGATCCGCCTGAGGGATCGACAGGACCTCGACCGCCTGGCCGGCAGCCGCCACCACCAGGGGGCAGTGCTGCGGGTGGAGCCCTTCGCCTTCGTCTCGCTGGAAGAGATCATCCTGCGCTGGCGCGATTCGGGGGAAAAAGCTTTTTTCCTTCTTCTGGACGGCATCACCGACCCCCACAACCTGGGGGCGATCCTGCGCAGCGCCGATGCCGCAGGCTGCCACGGGGTGGTCGTCCCCCGGGACCGCAGTTGCTCGATCACCGCGGTCGTCGACCGGGCCGCCGCGGGGGCCTTGGCCCACATCCCCCTGTGTCAGGTGACTAATCTGTCCCGAACCCTCGAGCAGCTCAAGGACGAAGGGGTCTGGGCCTTCGGTATGGCGGGCGGAGACGAGGCCGAGTCACTCTACGGCACCGACCTGGTGCGAGACCTGGCCCTGGTGGTGGGGAGCGAGGGGACGGGGCTGCGGCCCAATGTCCGGCGCCACTGCGACGGCCTGCTCGCCATCCCCATGCGCGGCGGGGTGAGCTCCCTCAACGCATCGGTGGCAGCGGCGGTGGCCCTTTTCGAGGCGCTCCGGCAGCGGAGCGTTTAGGCCCGGACTGGAGGTTTTTCCGGAGAAAAGGGCCGTGAACGGACGGCCTGCGGAAAAAAACACCAAATGGGTTGACATCATTTCGTAAATCGATTATAAGTTGCTTTCGCCTCGGCGGGGGGTCGGCTTTCGAAAAAATAGTCTTGCAATTTGCCGATCGTTGTTGTATAAATCCCGCCTTGTGCTGGCGTAGCTCAATTGGTAGAGCAGCTGACTTGTAATCAGCAGGTTGCGGGTTCAATTCCTGTCGCCAGCTCCAGTGGGCTACGGGGCTTAAAACGCCCCCTGAAAAATAAAGATTCGCTTCCCCTGGAGGGGTTCCCGAGTGGCCAAAGGGATCAGACTGTAAATCTGACGTCGT encodes the following:
- the rlmB gene encoding 23S rRNA (guanosine(2251)-2'-O)-methyltransferase RlmB, producing the protein MAELIYGIHPVREALQGSQRPPLELFLLREDRSARGDELQQLAREAGVPIRLRDRQDLDRLAGSRHHQGAVLRVEPFAFVSLEEIILRWRDSGEKAFFLLLDGITDPHNLGAILRSADAAGCHGVVVPRDRSCSITAVVDRAAAGALAHIPLCQVTNLSRTLEQLKDEGVWAFGMAGGDEAESLYGTDLVRDLALVVGSEGTGLRPNVRRHCDGLLAIPMRGGVSSLNASVAAAVALFEALRQRSV
- the pyrF gene encoding orotidine-5'-phosphate decarboxylase encodes the protein MISEARKRLIFALDVDNFEDAEQWVKRLSEKVGVFKVGKQLFTRCGPEVVHMVRGEGGEVFLDLKYHDIPNTVAKAGAEACRLGVRMFNVHALGGREMMEKTVAEVDALFPRGSKDRPLLLAVTILTSSTEQTLCEAGIERPVVEMVPRLARLAREAGMDGVVASPREVELIRQACGGDFVIVTPGVRPAFAALDDQKRVTTPAEAIAAGADYLVVGRPISAAADPVEAADRILEEMASALEKA
- a CDS encoding DUF4388 domain-containing protein, which translates into the protein MKKITLDSHGRLGLPGHAARRIGERPLELTSHSERHLLLVAPGDDGEVILAGTLGEVSVPDLLSFCNMFRRTGLLRFDLAGGAKELFFEAGEVVYASSTFPEEDLGEVLYDLGKVDRESLQRARQFATGSNTVGKILVDKGGVTPKDLWTATRSQVERIVYNLFAFHGGGFSFVSKDLAGEEIVRLPMSTQNLIMEGLRRLDERALFMRRIGSLDAVPVADGEPGKGLSPAESSLFKLVAEGQGTVRELLRRSGAGEFEGLRLLFQLLEKEAVRLEDAPPVQLEGVPGEILAVYNGVLSLLYRRLVRNDPGFDREVAMFLRDLPQPLSYVLRDVTLREDGSVDGGRIMANLAGLEEGDQEKLLAESLGELVFMECAAARRELESAEAAELTHRVQEISRRVKSLVGSKR
- a CDS encoding proline--tRNA ligase, yielding MRYTQYLLPTLKETPAEAEVTSHQLMLRAGMIRKVAAGIYNYMPMGLRSLRKVEKIVREEMDRAGAIELLMPMVTPAELWQESGRWEQYGKELLRLKDRKESEFCLGPTHEEVITDIVRGTVRSYRQLPLNLYQIQTKFRDEIRPRFGLMRGREFIMKDAYSFDLDDAGADLSYEKMYQAYRRIFERCGLKFRAVEADTGSIGGTSSHEFMVLAASGEDAIVSCGACEYAANVEKAEIQDAGLPTPPATEEVKKVLTPARKTIEDVALFLETTSEKLIKTLVVQTDTGETVAVLLRGDRELNEIKLCRLLGCNWVEMAPEEAVIRATGAPSGFAGPVGLKQLRILADHEVKAMADSVTGANEKDAHIVGVNLERDFSVDTFADLRQAVSGDRCQRCEGTLEVWRGIEVGHVFKLGTKYSEALGAAVLDDQGKEQTLFMGCYGIGVGRTMASAIEQNHDENGIVWPMPIAPFQVLVTMLNPNDDAVRVAAETLYAELGELGVEVLLDDRDERPGVKFKDDDLLGIPLRVTVGARGLKEGSLELQERRSGERTMLPVAEAARQVEQSVRAALA